The Streptococcus oralis genome segment TTGACCGCTTCGACATCGTGGTTGCGCATGAAGAAGAAGGAAATAAAGACATTGTCAAAAGGGTCATCGGTATGCCAGGAGATACCATCCGCTACGAAAATGATAAACTTTTTATCAACGATAAGGAAACGGATGAACCTTATCTAGCTGAATACCTCAACTTGTTCAAAACAGAAAAGTTGCAAAACACCTATACTGGCAAAGGATTTGAAGGCAATAAGGGAGTTTACTTTAGAGAACTTGCTCAAAAAGCACAAGCCTTTACGGTCGATGTCAATTCCAACACCAGCTTCAGCTTTACTGTCCCTCAAGGTGAGTACCTTCTCCTTGGTGACGATCGTTTGGTCTCTAGCGACAGCCGCCATGTCGGTACTTTCAAGGCCAGCGATATCAAAGGCGAAGCAAAATTCCGTTTCTGGCCACTTAACCGTATCGGAACTTTTTAAGATAAGGAAGAGGCCGAGAATGCTAAGTCTCAGCCTCTTTTTCTATTGCGAGAAGAAGGCCTTTTCGTCATCTAGCTTTTCAAAGTGGCCAAGAGACCAATTCTCACGAACTCATGTAAAGGAAACCTATGGAAGTTTATTTTTCAGGCACCATTGAACGGATTATTTTTGAAAATGTCAGTAATTTTTATCGCATCCTCCTCCTAGATATCGAAGATACCAATGCGGAGGACTTTGACGATTTTGAAATCATCGTTACAGGAACCATGGCAGACGTGATTGAGGGCGAAGACTACACTTT includes the following:
- the lepB gene encoding signal peptidase I → MNSFKTFLKEWGVFFLIIALVGLSRIFLWSNVRVEGHSMDPTLADGEVLFVVKHLPIDRFDIVVAHEEEGNKDIVKRVIGMPGDTIRYENDKLFINDKETDEPYLAEYLNLFKTEKLQNTYTGKGFEGNKGVYFRELAQKAQAFTVDVNSNTSFSFTVPQGEYLLLGDDRLVSSDSRHVGTFKASDIKGEAKFRFWPLNRIGTF